One region of Methanomassiliicoccales archaeon genomic DNA includes:
- a CDS encoding MBL fold metallo-hydrolase RNA specificity domain-containing protein gives MARLIVFDGADCIGGNKIHLSFEKKGKRTGVFLDFGINYHKLGDYYQEFLQPRSCRGVHDHVQMHLVPFIQNYRHDVIPDDLNLSKAPKLDLAAIMVSHAHMDHMGHAALLALEVPMVCSPITAAIMKAMRDLDQGGFESQCAYTNVGSSRSREGRVISYGSREAYHGRDIILTQDWAPSLTKLWSKSSAKNKVIEGGGLFNKDTLDLDFESFPVDHSIFGSTAYAINTEKGYVVYTGDLRSHGTQADSTWDFVRKAASLDPVVLIIEGTTTSRSHEEIVSEASVRETCLHDVQNEKGLIVADFSPRHFERLETFKAIAIASDRQLVVTFKDIYYLWALGCADGKNHLEGLVAYDALKTSLSNAENFARDLMIDSLVDPKEISADPGRYILAFSFYDMGNMLDIGPIGGTYIYSSSEIYNEEQVIDFLRLHQWLKKFGMNIKGFRIDVMDGRATPVFDHRYHASGHASVEDLLRIVEEIDPKLVIPVHTENPHPFSKWKNGRVLYPGPAEPIDL, from the coding sequence TTGGCACGCCTAATCGTTTTCGATGGTGCTGACTGCATAGGAGGCAATAAGATACATCTTTCCTTCGAAAAGAAGGGGAAACGCACAGGTGTTTTCCTTGACTTCGGAATAAATTATCATAAGCTTGGTGACTACTATCAAGAGTTCCTTCAACCCCGCAGCTGTAGGGGGGTTCACGACCATGTCCAAATGCATCTTGTGCCCTTCATACAAAATTATCGCCATGATGTCATACCTGACGATCTGAATCTGAGTAAGGCCCCGAAATTAGACTTGGCTGCGATAATGGTGTCCCACGCACACATGGACCATATGGGGCATGCCGCGCTTCTGGCATTAGAGGTTCCGATGGTCTGTTCTCCTATCACAGCAGCCATCATGAAGGCCATGAGGGATTTGGACCAGGGCGGTTTCGAGTCGCAATGTGCCTATACCAATGTAGGTTCTTCAAGGAGTCGGGAAGGTAGGGTGATATCATATGGTAGTCGCGAGGCCTATCATGGTAGGGACATAATTCTGACACAAGACTGGGCGCCAAGCCTAACGAAGCTTTGGTCAAAATCCTCTGCCAAGAACAAAGTGATCGAAGGAGGAGGACTATTTAATAAGGATACGTTGGACCTAGATTTCGAATCCTTTCCTGTGGACCATTCCATATTCGGCTCCACGGCCTATGCCATAAATACAGAGAAAGGGTATGTTGTTTACACGGGCGATCTTCGCTCCCATGGCACTCAAGCGGATAGCACCTGGGATTTTGTGCGAAAGGCGGCATCCCTCGACCCTGTTGTATTAATAATAGAGGGTACTACCACTAGCAGGTCTCATGAAGAAATTGTGAGCGAAGCTTCAGTAAGGGAGACATGCCTCCATGACGTCCAAAATGAGAAGGGGTTGATTGTTGCCGACTTCTCACCGCGGCATTTTGAGCGCCTGGAAACTTTCAAGGCGATAGCAATTGCCAGCGATCGCCAATTGGTCGTGACCTTCAAGGATATATATTATCTATGGGCCCTGGGCTGTGCGGATGGGAAGAACCATCTAGAGGGGCTTGTAGCCTATGATGCTCTTAAAACTAGTTTGAGCAATGCTGAAAATTTTGCGCGTGATCTGATGATTGATTCCCTCGTGGATCCTAAGGAGATATCAGCTGATCCCGGCCGCTATATACTGGCTTTTTCATTCTATGATATGGGAAACATGCTAGATATTGGGCCAATAGGTGGCACATATATCTATTCAAGCAGCGAGATATATAATGAGGAGCAAGTCATCGACTTTTTGCGCTTGCACCAATGGTTAAAGAAATTCGGAATGAACATCAAAGGTTTCAGGATAGATGTAATGGATGGTAGAGCTACGCCTGTCTTCGATCATCGCTACCACGCCTCAGGCCATGCTTCTGTGGAGGATCTTCTCAGGATTGTGGAAGAGATAGACCCAAAGCTGGTTATTCCAGTCCATACCGAGAATCCTCATCCCTTCTCGAAATGGAAGAATGGCAGGGTACTCTACCCTGGACCCGCGGAGCCTATTGATCTATAA
- a CDS encoding CBS domain-containing protein has product MVEDDVGSVLVIDKGGRLVGMFTERDSLRHYFDSRSKFLYQSVDQVMTSPVLTITPDMPLEEGLPLLAQRKIHHLYV; this is encoded by the coding sequence ATGGTCGAGGATGATGTGGGAAGCGTCTTGGTCATAGACAAGGGTGGGCGCCTGGTTGGCATGTTCACGGAGCGTGATTCGCTTCGTCATTACTTCGACTCCCGTTCCAAATTCCTGTATCAAAGCGTGGACCAGGTAATGACCAGTCCCGTACTGACAATTACTCCAGACATGCCCTTGGAAGAAGGCCTTCCACTCCTGGCGCAAAGAAAAATCCATCATCTCTATGTATAA
- a CDS encoding 3-isopropylmalate dehydratase large subunit: MEHMTFAEKVLSRASGRRAQAGEIVTAKIDLAMSHENSLLVLKAFKEMGAESIWEPKRVVILFDHRVPASTIKAAEGHKIVREFARSSKLPYFYDLREGVCHQVLPEKGHIMPGMLVVGTDSHTTTYGALGAFSTGIGATEMASVWATGELWLRVPETLRLVLSGPLPACTSAKDVALRIIGDLGADGADYQCVEYVGPVVDGFSISSRMVLSNMSVEMGAKAGICFPDRKTLEFVSSRTNLPIEPVYSDVDAPVREIVEMDMSSLGPQVARPQAVDNVVGVEEVVGTPIDQAFIGSCTNGRLEDLHEAERVLRGHKVSESVRMIVAPASKEVYLLALEDGTLASLARSGAIILNPGCGPCLGAHEGLLASGEKCISTTNRNFKGRMGSPQAEIYLASPATVAASAIKGEIADPREVRK; the protein is encoded by the coding sequence ATGGAGCATATGACCTTCGCCGAGAAGGTACTTTCGCGTGCCAGTGGTAGGCGTGCCCAAGCTGGAGAAATCGTAACGGCCAAGATAGACCTGGCCATGTCGCATGAGAACTCCCTTTTGGTGCTGAAGGCCTTTAAAGAGATGGGGGCTGAGAGCATCTGGGAACCGAAACGAGTAGTGATTCTCTTCGACCATCGGGTGCCTGCTAGCACTATTAAGGCCGCTGAAGGGCACAAAATCGTACGCGAATTCGCACGCTCCTCAAAGCTGCCTTACTTCTATGACCTTCGGGAGGGGGTCTGCCATCAGGTGCTCCCGGAAAAAGGGCACATCATGCCGGGGATGCTGGTCGTAGGCACGGATTCGCATACCACCACTTACGGCGCTTTGGGCGCATTCTCCACTGGCATTGGCGCAACGGAAATGGCCTCAGTATGGGCCACAGGAGAGCTATGGCTCAGGGTTCCGGAGACGTTGCGGTTGGTGTTGAGCGGCCCCCTTCCTGCATGCACCTCCGCCAAAGACGTGGCCCTTAGGATAATCGGGGACCTTGGCGCGGACGGAGCAGATTATCAATGCGTGGAGTACGTTGGTCCAGTCGTTGATGGTTTTTCAATCTCCAGTCGTATGGTTCTTTCTAATATGAGCGTAGAGATGGGCGCCAAGGCAGGCATATGCTTTCCGGACAGGAAGACGCTCGAATTCGTCTCCAGCCGTACCAATCTTCCTATCGAGCCAGTGTACTCCGATGTGGATGCCCCGGTAAGAGAGATAGTGGAGATGGATATGTCCTCTTTGGGGCCACAGGTGGCTCGACCTCAGGCCGTGGATAATGTGGTGGGAGTAGAGGAGGTCGTTGGGACACCTATCGATCAGGCATTCATTGGTTCTTGCACTAACGGCCGACTTGAAGATCTTCATGAGGCAGAGCGAGTCCTTCGCGGTCACAAGGTCTCGGAGTCGGTAAGGATGATCGTAGCTCCAGCATCCAAAGAAGTGTATTTGCTAGCCTTAGAAGATGGTACGTTGGCATCGCTTGCACGCTCAGGCGCTATCATCTTAAATCCTGGTTGCGGACCGTGCCTAGGAGCGCATGAAGGACTCCTGGCTTCAGGTGAAAAGTGCATATCTACGACCAATCGCAATTTCAAAGGAAGAATGGGCTCTCCTCAGGCAGAGATATATTTAGCTTCGCCTGCTACCGTGGCCGCCAGCGCTATTAAAGGGGAGATCGCTGATCCCAGGGAGGTCCGCAAATGA
- a CDS encoding 3-isopropylmalate dehydratase small subunit, whose product MIEGRAWKFGDHINTDLIIPGRYLDDPSPANLAAHVMEDADPDFPRLVRKGDIIVAGRNFGCGSSREQAPMALKSAGVSAVVAASFARIFYRNCINLGLPAIICPEAVSLVSTGEVIGIDMTGGEMRLASGEKVRFRPIPQFLIAILDAGGLVPYTRERLRQGQKS is encoded by the coding sequence ATGATAGAGGGGAGGGCTTGGAAGTTTGGAGACCACATAAACACCGATTTGATAATACCGGGGAGGTACTTGGACGATCCCAGCCCAGCTAATCTGGCAGCTCATGTCATGGAAGACGCTGATCCAGATTTCCCTCGCTTAGTAAGAAAGGGGGATATCATCGTCGCGGGGCGTAACTTTGGCTGCGGCTCCAGCAGGGAGCAAGCGCCAATGGCTTTGAAGAGCGCAGGCGTCTCCGCCGTCGTGGCCGCCAGCTTCGCTCGGATTTTCTACCGCAACTGCATCAACTTGGGTTTGCCTGCGATAATCTGCCCGGAGGCCGTTTCTCTTGTCAGCACTGGGGAGGTTATCGGCATCGACATGACCGGGGGGGAGATGAGGTTGGCTTCAGGGGAGAAGGTCCGCTTCAGACCCATTCCACAGTTTCTAATCGCTATTTTAGATGCAGGAGGATTGGTGCCTTATACCAGAGAGAGGCTTAGGCAGGGGCAGAAAAGCTGA
- a CDS encoding DNA-directed RNA polymerase subunit K yields MKKYTRFEKARIIGARALQISLGAPVLIDIPEGTIDPIEIARMEFDRQVIPIDVKRD; encoded by the coding sequence ATGAAGAAGTACACCAGATTCGAGAAGGCTCGCATCATTGGTGCTAGGGCCCTGCAGATCTCATTAGGTGCTCCAGTTCTCATCGATATACCAGAGGGTACTATCGATCCCATCGAGATTGCTCGCATGGAGTTCGATAGGCAGGTCATACCTATAGATGTCAAGAGGGATTGA
- the rpsB gene encoding 30S ribosomal protein S2 — protein sequence MSEEEKVDLLVPEDVYLTSGVHIGTQQKSADMKQFIFKVRSDGLYVLDVKQTDARIRTAAKFLSRYPPERIMVVSARQYGQKPVKMFTSIIGAMTTKEGRFIPGSLTNPRLPHFIEPEILLVTDPAADQQAMAEALNIGIPIIALCDANNETRNVDLVIPTNNKGRRALACVYWLLTREMLKEKKVITKDEEFTRTIDDFEASL from the coding sequence ATGAGCGAAGAGGAAAAAGTCGATTTGCTTGTACCAGAGGATGTATATCTCACGTCTGGCGTTCACATAGGCACACAGCAAAAGAGCGCCGATATGAAGCAGTTCATATTCAAGGTCAGGTCTGATGGCCTTTACGTCTTGGATGTGAAGCAGACGGACGCGCGCATTAGAACCGCCGCAAAGTTCTTGTCCCGTTATCCTCCCGAGAGGATAATGGTGGTCTCTGCTAGGCAATATGGGCAGAAGCCGGTGAAGATGTTCACGAGTATAATCGGCGCAATGACCACCAAGGAAGGAAGGTTCATCCCTGGTTCGCTCACCAACCCCCGCCTTCCCCATTTCATCGAACCCGAGATATTACTGGTCACAGACCCAGCTGCTGACCAGCAAGCTATGGCCGAGGCGCTCAACATCGGGATCCCCATCATCGCCCTGTGCGATGCTAACAACGAGACGAGAAATGTCGATCTCGTCATTCCTACCAATAACAAAGGGCGCCGAGCCCTAGCTTGTGTTTACTGGCTGTTGACTAGGGAGATGCTGAAGGAGAAAAAGGTCATTACCAAGGACGAGGAATTCACCAGGACCATTGACGACTTCGAAGCGTCTTTATGA
- the amrB gene encoding AmmeMemoRadiSam system protein B, with amino-acid sequence MRYPAVAGKFYSSKEKALREQIEESFRSKLGPGEIPSLAQGRGNIVGGVVPHAGYVFSGPVAAHVYAAIAKEGFPETFVIIGPNHHGLGSGVAMTSEDFMTPLGVCQVDKELVRRLRGFVDEDPYAHQHEHSVEVQVPFIQYFSKEVKFLPLTMLFQDYETAKELGARLRTACKDKDVIVLASSDFSHYVPRHQAESQDRAVIERILALDSPGVEQVVISKDVSMCGYGPVMAMLEAVQGRKAELLKYATSGDLHPMQDVVGYAGIIVRR; translated from the coding sequence ATGCGCTATCCCGCCGTTGCCGGCAAATTCTATTCGTCAAAGGAGAAAGCGCTTAGAGAGCAGATTGAGGAATCATTTCGCAGCAAGCTCGGGCCTGGAGAGATACCTTCCTTGGCTCAGGGCAGGGGAAATATTGTAGGAGGCGTCGTTCCACATGCGGGGTATGTGTTCTCGGGGCCTGTGGCTGCTCATGTGTATGCGGCTATTGCTAAAGAGGGGTTCCCCGAGACATTTGTGATAATAGGGCCTAACCATCATGGCTTGGGCTCCGGCGTGGCCATGACTTCGGAGGATTTTATGACCCCATTGGGTGTGTGCCAAGTGGATAAGGAGTTGGTAAGGCGACTACGTGGATTCGTTGATGAGGATCCTTACGCTCATCAGCATGAGCATTCCGTGGAGGTGCAGGTGCCTTTTATACAATATTTCTCCAAAGAGGTGAAGTTCCTTCCCTTAACCATGCTCTTCCAGGATTATGAGACTGCGAAGGAATTAGGGGCGAGGCTACGCACCGCCTGCAAGGATAAAGATGTAATCGTGCTAGCCTCCAGTGACTTCTCTCATTATGTCCCTAGGCATCAAGCGGAAAGCCAAGACCGAGCTGTCATAGAGAGAATCTTGGCACTAGATTCCCCTGGGGTGGAGCAGGTGGTAATCTCCAAGGACGTTTCCATGTGCGGGTACGGCCCTGTCATGGCTATGTTGGAAGCCGTCCAAGGCAGAAAGGCAGAGCTGCTGAAGTATGCTACCTCAGGAGACTTGCATCCCATGCAGGACGTGGTCGGCTATGCCGGAATAATCGTGCGCCGATAA
- a CDS encoding zinc ribbon domain-containing protein: MQQESTGPAFCVRCGEYLRPDTSFCPRCGAQTTSTSFSSYASSSAPNVQPFPSAQARTRRLTWAGILLLLSGLVGFAVASIVLLMSEEIIAEVQAIYQDQLPDMNPIILALAAFWSSAGALSIIGGICALKRRYYPLAIIGSVMALFTGGIFLFEGSIMGMVALILLIRSRPEFR, from the coding sequence ATGCAACAAGAGTCAACAGGGCCGGCCTTTTGCGTTCGCTGTGGCGAATACTTACGTCCAGATACTTCCTTCTGTCCTCGATGTGGAGCTCAGACAACGAGTACGTCATTCTCTAGCTATGCCTCCTCCAGCGCTCCGAATGTTCAACCCTTTCCCTCCGCTCAAGCTCGGACTAGAAGGCTCACCTGGGCTGGCATTCTCCTTCTCCTTTCAGGATTGGTCGGATTCGCCGTGGCCTCCATCGTCTTGTTAATGTCTGAGGAGATCATCGCCGAGGTGCAAGCCATCTATCAGGACCAGCTTCCGGACATGAACCCTATTATCTTAGCCTTGGCCGCTTTCTGGTCAAGCGCTGGAGCCCTTTCAATTATCGGTGGCATTTGCGCTCTGAAGCGAAGATACTACCCTCTAGCTATCATCGGCTCGGTGATGGCTCTCTTCACTGGAGGAATATTCTTGTTCGAGGGGTCGATTATGGGCATGGTGGCCTTGATACTACTTATAAGATCGCGCCCTGAGTTCAGATGA
- a CDS encoding glycerol dehydrogenase has protein sequence MIGREIAWRIFAAEYNQSRLELKGEGERMPSYIVSPLGAMLNRVFLVGVLTDLDNIGTGDEPLWRGRLQDPTGNFYISSGQYQPEATATLSKMEPPAFVAIVGKVRTYSPEEGTMYVSVRPERVRVVEAKERDYWVLETCKATLRRIDVMAAAKKMAEPSLEGLIMSGAPRVLAEGAVKALSFYRDIDLQRYRGMVVDALKFLLPEYQPEPEADIAAAEVDRPEEIEDEEEAEAVQQAREDKVLTIITKLDKSGKGAAWDEIIEEVKRIGMDRTELEEVTNSLLDKGLVYEPVLGRMKRI, from the coding sequence ATGATAGGTCGAGAGATTGCCTGGCGCATTTTCGCGGCTGAGTACAATCAATCCCGCTTGGAGCTTAAGGGAGAGGGGGAAAGGATGCCCTCGTATATCGTCTCTCCGCTAGGAGCCATGCTCAATCGAGTGTTCCTGGTAGGCGTGCTCACGGATCTGGACAATATAGGGACAGGTGATGAGCCCTTATGGAGAGGGCGCTTGCAAGACCCGACTGGCAATTTCTACATCTCTTCTGGGCAATATCAGCCTGAGGCTACCGCGACCCTATCCAAAATGGAGCCGCCGGCCTTCGTGGCTATAGTTGGCAAGGTGCGTACCTATTCGCCTGAGGAGGGGACGATGTACGTATCGGTAAGGCCAGAGAGGGTACGGGTTGTCGAGGCGAAGGAAAGGGACTATTGGGTTCTAGAGACGTGCAAGGCCACCTTGCGCCGCATCGACGTTATGGCTGCGGCCAAAAAGATGGCTGAGCCAAGCCTAGAGGGTTTGATTATGTCCGGGGCCCCACGCGTGCTGGCAGAGGGAGCGGTGAAGGCATTGAGCTTCTATCGGGATATCGACCTTCAACGCTATCGCGGCATGGTTGTGGACGCGCTCAAATTCTTACTTCCAGAATATCAACCTGAGCCCGAAGCAGATATCGCCGCGGCAGAAGTGGATCGCCCAGAGGAAATCGAGGATGAAGAAGAAGCAGAGGCGGTTCAGCAGGCGCGAGAGGATAAAGTATTGACCATAATCACCAAATTAGACAAATCGGGTAAGGGAGCGGCTTGGGATGAGATAATCGAGGAAGTGAAGCGAATAGGAATGGACCGGACGGAGTTGGAGGAAGTGACCAATTCATTGCTTGATAAGGGGTTGGTATATGAGCCTGTATTGGGAAGGATGAAGCGCATCTGA
- a CDS encoding formate--phosphoribosylaminoimidazolecarboxamide ligase, which produces MVEKERILKILEEYDRSKITIATLCSHSSMQIFNGARKEGFRTLGIAVTQNTKFYDAFPLAKPDEFLRLSTYQELVDKADELLARNVIIIPHGSFVEYMGTDRFESMAVPTFGNRRVLGWESDRDKMREWLESAGIDMPAKVEDAKKIDRPVLVKYHGAKGGRGFFIAKDYPEFKMGIDLSQPYTIQEYILGTRYYLHFFHSPIKQEGYRVEDGTLELLSMDRRDESNIDEMYKLGASEELKRLGYFPTFVVTGNVPVVIRESLLPKVFEMGERVVRRAKELFGGMIGPFCLESIVTDQLQFKVFEISSRIVAGSNPFVSGSPYSDLIEPGMSTGRRIAREIRLGLERDMLHKIIS; this is translated from the coding sequence ATGGTCGAGAAGGAAAGAATTCTCAAGATACTTGAGGAGTACGATCGGTCTAAGATCACCATCGCAACTCTTTGCTCCCATTCCTCCATGCAAATTTTCAATGGTGCGCGCAAGGAAGGTTTCCGCACTTTGGGCATCGCAGTCACCCAGAACACCAAGTTCTATGATGCCTTCCCGTTGGCGAAACCAGACGAGTTTCTTCGTCTTTCCACCTATCAAGAGCTCGTAGACAAGGCCGACGAGTTACTAGCCCGAAATGTGATCATAATACCACATGGCTCCTTCGTTGAGTATATGGGGACAGACCGCTTTGAGTCCATGGCCGTTCCCACTTTCGGCAACAGAAGGGTGCTTGGATGGGAGTCCGACCGGGACAAGATGCGCGAATGGCTGGAGTCTGCAGGCATCGACATGCCCGCGAAAGTGGAGGATGCCAAGAAGATAGACCGTCCTGTTTTGGTGAAATATCACGGCGCCAAGGGCGGCAGAGGATTCTTCATCGCCAAGGACTACCCTGAGTTCAAGATGGGCATAGACCTATCGCAGCCTTACACCATCCAGGAGTATATACTTGGAACTAGGTATTATCTGCACTTCTTCCACTCTCCCATCAAGCAAGAAGGATACAGGGTAGAGGATGGCACGCTAGAATTGCTCTCCATGGACAGGCGGGATGAGAGTAACATAGATGAAATGTATAAATTGGGAGCTTCTGAGGAGCTCAAGCGCCTGGGATATTTCCCTACCTTCGTGGTCACAGGCAACGTGCCTGTGGTCATTCGAGAGTCCTTGTTGCCTAAGGTCTTCGAGATGGGAGAGCGAGTGGTGCGCCGCGCCAAAGAGCTCTTTGGAGGGATGATAGGGCCGTTCTGCCTGGAATCAATCGTCACCGATCAGTTGCAGTTCAAGGTCTTCGAGATCTCCTCAAGAATAGTGGCTGGCAGCAATCCTTTCGTATCCGGCTCTCCCTACTCGGATCTGATTGAGCCTGGAATGTCCACAGGAAGGAGAATAGCGCGAGAGATACGCTTAGGTCTTGAAAGGGACATGCTGCATAAGATAATATCATGA